The following proteins are encoded in a genomic region of Candidatus Cloacimonadaceae bacterium:
- the hrcA gene encoding heat-inducible transcriptional repressor HrcA — protein sequence MKKNQLRLNETLAALVDEYISSVEPVSSRILNEKYLRDVSSATLRLDLMKLEQLNLIFQPHTSAGRMPTLGGYRAYMALIEPDHENVRYERMEVLRELIIHNYKDTPRALHYIMQMLAKETDQLSFVAEPEVSNGYLAKLEVFSIGGHKYLFVVSLDSGLDKTVMMKCDYEISDTQLRKLVRYLNDELAGLRVYDIANKVLVEMRENLHEDNNLVSMFLRELHKAFIEISDFFIHFDGSIRFLEQPEFDSKENILSFMNLIQRQDYLLNLMRLKEGTKPVNVLMGEDFNEGAWTSFCLIYGKYEVFGIPGYLGVIAPVRTDYRKLIPLVRDITQTITQTTRRGMMVPK from the coding sequence ATGAAGAAGAATCAGCTCAGATTGAATGAGACTCTGGCTGCGCTGGTTGACGAATATATCAGCAGTGTGGAGCCGGTTTCGTCGCGAATCCTGAACGAAAAGTATCTCCGGGATGTGAGTTCCGCCACTTTACGTCTGGATTTGATGAAGCTGGAACAGCTCAATCTGATCTTTCAACCGCATACATCTGCGGGCAGGATGCCAACCCTTGGAGGCTATCGCGCTTACATGGCTCTGATCGAACCGGATCATGAAAATGTCCGCTATGAGCGGATGGAAGTGTTGCGCGAGCTTATAATCCACAATTACAAGGACACTCCGCGGGCGCTGCATTACATCATGCAGATGCTGGCAAAGGAAACCGATCAGCTCAGCTTTGTGGCGGAGCCGGAAGTTTCCAACGGATATCTTGCCAAGCTGGAGGTATTTTCCATTGGCGGGCACAAGTATCTCTTTGTGGTGAGCTTGGATTCCGGGCTGGACAAAACCGTAATGATGAAATGTGATTATGAAATCTCGGATACGCAATTGCGCAAGCTGGTGCGCTATCTCAATGACGAATTAGCGGGATTGCGCGTCTATGACATCGCCAATAAGGTTTTGGTCGAGATGCGTGAAAACCTGCACGAGGACAACAACCTGGTGAGCATGTTCTTGCGGGAATTGCACAAAGCGTTCATCGAGATTTCGGATTTCTTTATCCACTTTGATGGCAGCATCAGGTTTTTGGAACAGCCGGAATTTGATTCCAAGGAAAACATCCTCAGCTTTATGAACCTGATCCAGAGGCAGGATTATCTGCTCAATCTGATGCGTCTCAAAGAAGGAACAAAGCCTGTCAACGTGCTGATGGGTGAGGATTTCAACGAAGGCGCCTGGACGAGTTTTTGCCTAATTTACGGCAAATACGAGGTTTTTGGCATACCTGGCTACCTTGGCGTGATCGCACCGGTTCGAACCGACTATCGCAAACTCATTCCACTGGTGCGGGATATCACTCAAACCATCACCCAGACGACGCGCCGGGGCATGATGGTCCCGAAATAG
- the dnaK gene encoding molecular chaperone DnaK — translation MGKIIGIDLGTTNSCVAVLEGGKPVVITNAEGTRTTPSVVGFAKDGQRLVGQLAKRQAVTNPVNTVFSIKRFMGRAYNEVSEEMKQVPFKVISGLKGQAAVHIDTDNRNYTPQEISAMVLTKMKETAEAYLGQAVTEAVITVPAYFNDDQRQATKDAGKIAGLDVKRIINEPTAAALAYGMENKKEQKVAVYDLGGGTFDISILDISQGVVEVLSTNGDTHLGGDDFDKRVIDWILEQFKKQEGIDLSKDPMAMQRLREAAEKAKIELSGTQISNINLPFITADATGPKHLSLDLSLAEFNRLTEDLVQRTLGPCRKALEDAKLGTSDIRELLLVGGSTRIPAVQDAVEKFFGKKPNRSLNPDEVVAIGASIQGAILSGDDHVSEVLLLDVTPLSLGIETLGSVMTTLISRNTTVPTKKSQVFSTAADNQTAVNIQVLQGERPMAQDNKSLGRFDLVGIPSAPRGMPQIEVTFDIDINGILHVSAKDKGTGKEQSIKIDRAGNISKEDIERMIKDAELHAEEDKIRQEFITAKNELDALVFSTEKSFKEYGDKLSESEKNELEAEIKSAKEKLESATETSELENIKESLGKKAQRLGEIIYANMQQQGGAGGDPNAAGFNPEDFAQGGQSEPQQEQGPIDADFEVVDDK, via the coding sequence ATGGGAAAGATAATTGGAATTGATCTCGGAACAACTAACTCATGCGTGGCAGTGTTAGAAGGCGGAAAGCCCGTCGTCATCACAAACGCGGAAGGAACCAGAACGACCCCGTCCGTGGTGGGATTCGCCAAAGACGGTCAGCGTTTGGTTGGTCAACTGGCAAAAAGACAAGCGGTCACGAATCCCGTAAACACGGTTTTTTCGATCAAACGGTTCATGGGACGCGCTTACAACGAAGTGAGCGAAGAAATGAAACAAGTCCCCTTCAAAGTGATCTCCGGCTTGAAGGGACAGGCGGCGGTGCATATCGATACGGATAATAGAAACTACACGCCGCAGGAGATTTCCGCAATGGTGCTCACGAAGATGAAGGAAACGGCAGAAGCCTATCTGGGACAAGCCGTTACCGAAGCTGTGATCACCGTGCCGGCATATTTTAACGATGACCAGCGTCAGGCGACCAAGGATGCCGGAAAGATCGCCGGTTTGGACGTGAAACGCATCATCAACGAACCCACCGCCGCGGCTTTGGCTTATGGCATGGAAAACAAGAAAGAACAAAAGGTCGCGGTCTATGATCTGGGCGGCGGCACCTTCGATATCTCGATTTTGGATATCTCCCAAGGCGTGGTCGAAGTGCTTTCCACAAACGGAGATACGCACCTTGGCGGAGATGATTTTGACAAACGCGTGATCGACTGGATTCTCGAGCAATTCAAGAAACAGGAAGGGATTGATCTCTCCAAAGACCCGATGGCGATGCAGCGTTTGCGCGAAGCCGCCGAAAAAGCCAAGATCGAGCTTTCCGGCACGCAAATCAGCAACATCAACCTGCCTTTCATCACCGCGGACGCCACCGGACCCAAGCATCTGAGCCTGGACCTGTCTTTGGCGGAATTTAATCGTCTCACCGAAGATCTTGTGCAAAGAACTCTTGGACCCTGCCGTAAAGCGCTTGAAGACGCCAAGCTCGGCACATCCGACATCCGGGAACTCCTACTGGTGGGTGGAAGCACACGCATCCCCGCGGTTCAGGACGCCGTCGAGAAGTTTTTTGGCAAAAAGCCGAACCGCAGCTTGAACCCAGATGAAGTGGTCGCCATCGGAGCATCGATCCAGGGCGCCATCCTTTCCGGAGACGACCACGTGAGCGAAGTGCTGCTTTTGGACGTCACGCCTCTCTCCCTGGGCATTGAAACCCTCGGCTCGGTGATGACAACCCTGATCTCCCGCAATACCACTGTTCCAACCAAAAAGAGTCAGGTCTTTTCCACCGCCGCGGACAATCAAACTGCCGTGAACATCCAAGTTTTGCAAGGCGAACGCCCCATGGCTCAGGACAACAAATCCCTGGGTAGATTCGATCTCGTTGGCATCCCTTCCGCGCCTCGCGGCATGCCGCAAATCGAAGTCACATTCGATATCGACATCAATGGCATCCTGCATGTTTCTGCAAAGGACAAAGGCACCGGCAAGGAACAATCCATCAAGATCGACCGTGCCGGAAACATCAGCAAGGAAGACATCGAACGCATGATCAAGGACGCGGAACTGCACGCCGAGGAAGACAAAATACGCCAGGAATTCATCACTGCCAAGAATGAACTGGACGCCCTGGTCTTCAGCACCGAAAAGAGTTTCAAGGAATATGGCGACAAGCTATCCGAGAGCGAAAAAAACGAGCTGGAGGCGGAAATCAAAAGCGCCAAGGAAAAGCTGGAAAGCGCCACCGAGACCTCTGAGCTGGAAAACATCAAGGAAAGCCTGGGGAAAAAAGCCCAACGCCTCGGTGAGATCATCTATGCCAACATGCAGCAGCAAGGCGGAGCGGGGGGCGATCCCAACGCCGCGGGCTTCAATCCTGAGGATTTTGCTCAAGGCGGACAGAGCGAACCACAGCAAGAACAGGGGCCCATCGATGCGGACTTTGAAGTGGTTGACGATAAATAA
- a CDS encoding endonuclease, which produces MKAPKTLILLALILAFAFAHAGYYDSVINLTGQNLYLGLRTLISTNTYSNYDGAKVFLFQTLDNVNGYVKCIYTGYNYNVGYSYTGSTNPNTEHTYAQSWFSLPQTSIKKADLHHLFPSNSVVNSSRGNYPLFTVANHASANVYYNDTPWQSFRGNSNSGYTVFEPANQSKGNIARVLLYFNTRYNDPLTQQNVNMIPDLVAWHYQDLPDAAEIARNQAIFTFQSNRNPFIDHPEFVGRIWGGSSNEDITIPNPSPIVFRLVYPNPFSDKLSIVLDSQSKAAIELAVYNLRGERIRKLDIFDLSDGDSISWDGKNERGDSVPSGIYLIRAIQGDHQAIQKVLKSK; this is translated from the coding sequence ATGAAAGCACCTAAGACATTAATACTCCTTGCACTTATCCTCGCGTTTGCGTTCGCGCACGCCGGATATTATGATTCCGTAATCAACCTCACCGGTCAAAACCTCTATCTCGGACTCCGCACCCTCATTTCCACAAATACCTATAGCAACTACGATGGCGCCAAAGTGTTTCTGTTTCAGACTTTGGACAACGTAAACGGCTATGTGAAATGCATTTATACGGGATATAACTACAACGTCGGCTATTCTTACACCGGCTCCACCAATCCAAACACGGAACACACCTATGCCCAAAGCTGGTTTTCACTGCCACAGACCAGCATCAAAAAGGCGGATCTGCATCACCTTTTTCCCAGCAATTCCGTCGTGAACAGCTCTCGCGGAAACTATCCCCTCTTCACGGTCGCAAATCACGCGTCTGCAAATGTTTATTATAACGACACGCCCTGGCAGAGCTTTCGCGGAAACAGCAACTCCGGCTATACCGTTTTTGAACCCGCAAACCAGAGCAAAGGCAATATCGCGCGCGTCCTATTGTATTTCAATACCCGCTACAACGATCCCCTCACCCAGCAAAACGTGAATATGATTCCAGACCTGGTTGCCTGGCATTATCAGGATTTGCCGGATGCAGCGGAAATTGCCCGCAATCAAGCAATTTTCACGTTTCAAAGCAACCGAAACCCCTTCATTGATCATCCGGAATTTGTCGGAAGGATCTGGGGCGGCTCCTCAAACGAGGATATCACTATCCCCAATCCCTCGCCAATCGTCTTCCGCTTAGTCTATCCCAATCCTTTTTCGGACAAGCTTTCCATCGTTTTGGACTCACAAAGCAAAGCCGCCATCGAACTCGCGGTCTATAACCTGCGCGGAGAAAGAATCCGCAAGCTGGATATATTTGATCTTTCCGATGGGGATAGCATCTCCTGGGATGGTAAAAATGAACGCGGCGATAGCGTCCCCAGCGGAATTTATCTGATCCGCGCCATTCAGGGAGATCATCAAGCGATCCAAAAAGTGCTGAAAAGCAAATAG
- the gmhA gene encoding D-sedoheptulose 7-phosphate isomerase: MKPLKDMITAALALSKQTLERFLSNSDNILQMEEMAKLIANAYQRGAKVIIFGNGGSMCDAMHFAEELTGRFHLDRPALPAIAISDPAHLTCVANDYGFDQVFSRGVEAYAKPGDVVIGISTSGNSQNVIKALAKAQELKCFTIALLGNSGGLLNGTCDYQLIVAAQTTDRIQEVHTAILHILIQCIEAQLFFAEDSASQTTTDPNPPYGDNQ; encoded by the coding sequence ATGAAGCCGCTGAAGGACATGATCACGGCAGCGTTAGCTCTCTCGAAACAGACGCTCGAACGCTTTCTTTCAAATAGCGATAACATCCTGCAAATGGAGGAGATGGCAAAGCTTATCGCCAATGCATATCAGCGCGGGGCAAAGGTGATCATCTTTGGCAACGGCGGCTCCATGTGCGATGCCATGCACTTTGCCGAAGAACTCACCGGCAGGTTTCATCTTGATCGTCCCGCTTTGCCTGCCATCGCCATTTCCGATCCGGCGCATCTCACTTGCGTGGCAAACGACTATGGATTTGACCAGGTATTTTCCCGCGGTGTGGAAGCTTATGCCAAGCCCGGCGACGTCGTGATCGGCATTTCCACCAGCGGAAACTCTCAAAACGTGATCAAAGCCCTTGCCAAAGCGCAGGAGCTCAAATGCTTCACCATCGCGCTTTTGGGCAATAGCGGCGGCTTGCTCAACGGCACCTGCGATTATCAGTTGATCGTTGCTGCCCAGACCACCGACCGCATCCAGGAAGTCCATACCGCCATCCTGCACATCCTCATCCAATGCATCGAAGCGCAATTGTTCTTTGCCGAAGATTCCGCTTCGCAAACAACCACTGACCCCAACCCACCCTACGGAGATAACCAATGA
- a CDS encoding nucleotide exchange factor GrpE: MSKKKHYDEQKHKEELEKMAFEEEIATVKAELESTDQLVELDKQCSEWKDKYLRNMAEFDNYRRRSNLERVEWIRLATQIFALEICEVLDNFERALLQLKEDQMEDTFVKGILMIEQQLRGALEKEGVKRIDALGREFDPARHDAIAHIPSEYEENVVAAVIKNGYTMHDKVIRPASVAVSSSKHDEDKN; this comes from the coding sequence ATGTCTAAAAAGAAACATTACGACGAGCAAAAACACAAAGAGGAATTGGAAAAGATGGCTTTTGAAGAAGAAATCGCCACCGTCAAGGCTGAGCTGGAAAGCACGGACCAGCTTGTGGAATTGGATAAACAATGCTCCGAATGGAAGGATAAATATCTGCGGAATATGGCGGAATTTGACAACTACCGCAGGCGCAGCAATCTGGAAAGAGTGGAATGGATCAGACTCGCCACCCAGATTTTTGCCCTTGAAATCTGCGAGGTGTTAGATAATTTTGAACGCGCACTGCTGCAGCTAAAAGAAGATCAGATGGAAGACACCTTCGTTAAAGGCATCCTGATGATCGAACAGCAGCTTCGTGGCGCATTGGAAAAAGAGGGAGTCAAACGCATCGACGCTTTGGGCAGGGAATTTGACCCCGCCCGCCATGACGCCATTGCGCATATCCCCAGCGAATATGAAGAAAACGTGGTTGCCGCCGTGATCAAAAACGGCTATACCATGCACGACAAGGTGATCCGTCCCGCAAGTGTGGCGGTCTCATCCTCAAAACACGACGAAGATAAAAATTAA